The nucleotide sequence CGGGGCGGACGTGGTGGGGGTGCTCCTGTCCCAGCTGCGGGAGGACCTCGCCTGAGCGGCGCTCCGGACGCCACCGCGCGGACGCCTCCCGAGAGGCTCCGGCGGGGCGCGCCACGACCCGCCTGAGCCCTGCCGGAGCCGCCCCGGCCCCGTCTGCACCCGGGGCGGCGGGCGGCCGGGGCCGGCCTGTCCGGTTCCGTCGCAGTAGTCATGCCCGGGTCACGGGGACGGGGGGACGATGGTCGCAGTCGACGGGCCGTTAGCGTTCTCGCGCGTTTCCCGGCCCGGACTCGACTGCCCGGTCGGCCGGTGAGGACGGCCGCCGGGACGGCTTCCAGCACCCGAGGAGTGCGTGATGACCGAGCACACCCAGCCGGACGGGCCGACCCCGTCCGGGATCTCCCTGGTGATGTCCCGCCGCGGACTGCTGACGGCCGGCACCGCAGTGGCCTCCGCCGTCGCCGTCGGGGCCGTTCCGACGACGGCTGCCGCCGCTCCCAGCACCAACGGCGTCATCTACGGGGTCGAGGACGACAAGGACCTGCTGTGGTACCGCCACGAGGGCCGCAGCAACGGCACGCCGCGCTGGGCCAACAACGGCACCGGGCGCAAGGTCGGCAGCGGGTGGGACTTCGCCCACGTCTTCGCCGGCGGCGCCGGGGTCGTCTACGGGGTCGAGCACGACGGGGACCTCCTGTGGTACCGCCACGAGGGCGCGGCCGACGGCACGGCGCGCTGGGCCAACCGGGGCCGCGGGCGCAAGGTCGGCAGCGGGTGGGACTTCACCCACGTCTTCTCCGGCGGCGCCGGGGTCCTCTACGCGGTGCAGGGCAACGGTGACCTTTTCTGGTACCGCCACGAGGGGCGCAGCAACGGCACGCCGCGCTGGGCCAACAACGGACGCGGGCGCAAGATCGGCAACGGGTGGGACTTCGCCCACGTCTTCGCCGGCGGCGACGGGATCATCTACGCGGTGGAGCACGACGGGGACCTGCTGTGGTACCGCCACGAGGGACGCGGCGACGGCACGGCGCGCTGGGCCAACAACGGACGCGGGCGCAAGGTCGGCAGCGGGTGGGACTTCGCCCACGTCTTCGGCGGCGGAGGCGGGATCGTCTACGCGGTCGCGTTCGACGGAGACCTGTTCTGGTACCGCCACGAGGGGCGCAACAACGGCACGCCGCGCTGGGCCAACAACGGCACCGGGCGCAGGATCGGCAACGGGTGGAACTTCGAGCACGTCCTCTACGGGAACTAGCGAGCGGCTCCCGGCCCGCACGACGACGGCCCGCGCACGACGAATGCCCCCGTCCGGCGTTGTGCCGAGCGGGGGCCTTCGCCTCCGGTGGAGCTAAGGGGAATCGAACCCCTGACCTTTTCATTGCGAACGAAACGCTCTACCAACTGAGCTATAGCCCCGGAGCAACCGTTCCATCGTATACATCCCGCGCCGGTTTCGCATCTCGGGCGCCCGGCGCGTCCGGGGCGGTTCCCGCCGGTGGTCGGGGAGCAGGGCCGGCAGTGGGTAGATTGACCGGCATGGACGACGCGCCCGGACCCCACGACCCCGCAGCCGACGAGGCCGGCGAGACGGCAGACCTGGCGGTCGCCTTCGTCCCCGGCGTGATGCCCGGCAAGTGGTTCTTCCGGTGGCGGGACCGCAACCCCGGCCGCGTCCTCGCCGAGCGCCCGCTCGAGACGGACGCGTGGGAGGAGGAGCTGGGAGCGGGGCGCGCCCACGCGTGCTTCGTGCGGCTGCCCGCGCACCCGCGCCCCGGGGTCGACGACCTCGCCACGCTGCGCGAGGAGTACCGGGCGGTGGAGCTCTACGCGGAGCAGCAGGTCGTGGTGCTGCCCCGGGACCACGAGCTGACCCTGCTCGACGAGGTGCCGGTCGCGGAGCTCGTGGACGAGGTGCTGCTGCAGGAGCCGGCGACCCTCCCCGAGCGCCACCGGCTGCGCTCCCCGGAGGCTGTCGCCGCGGACGCGCCGCTGCCCCCGATGCGCCACGCCCGGGACGCCGTCGAGCTCGTCGCCGCGGGCCTGGGGCTGGTCGTCCTGCCCATGTCGCTCGCCCGGCTGCACCACCGCAAGGACCTCGTCCACCGTGTGGTGCCCGATGCCGCCACGGTCCCCGTGGCGCTGGTGTGGCCGCAGGACCTGACGGAGGAGCAGGAGGAGCTCGTGCAGGACTTCGTGGGCGTCGTCCGCGGCAGGGGGCTCAACAGCTCCCGGGGTGCTGCCGCACCGGCGTCCCCGGCCGCGGAGGACCGGCCGGCCGCCAAAGCGGGTCCGGCACGGGCCCCGTCGTCGCGCCGTGGGGGACAGCCCCCGCAGGGGGCGCGGCGGGCGGGCGCGCCCCGGGGCGGGGCGCGGTCCGGTCGCGGCGGGCCCAAGGGCGGCCGCCGGTCCGGCGGCCGTGGCCGGCGCTGAGGGCGCCTACTGCTGTCCGGGGGACTGCTGCTCGACGGCCACCGTGTAGGACCACAGCTCCGAGGCGGTGCCCACGGGCCGGGGGCGCTCGCCCTCCCCGGCGGGGCCGCCGTGGGACCGGGCGAAGTCCTGCGAGGACCGCCAGGCGTCGTAGGAGTCCTCGTCGGCCCACCGGGTGAGCACGAGCCACTGCGTGCGCCCGTCCGTGGGTCGCAGCAGCTCGAAGCCCTCGAAGCCCGCGACCCCGGCCATGGAGCCGCTGTGGGCGGCGAAGCGCCGGCCCAGCTCGTCGCCGGAGTCGGCCGGGACGGTGATGGCGTTGATCTTGACGATGCTCATGCGTCCGATCCTGGCACATCGCGCCGGACCGACCGGACCTGTCCCGTCTCCGGCGGACCGGGCGCCGCGACCCCGGCCTCGGCCTGCCGGATCACGGTCTGGTTCAGCAGGGGCACGTGCAGGCCCTCGCGGTCGAGCATCTTCTTGATCCGCAGCCGCAGCGCCCGGGCCACGTCCCACTGCTTGAGGGGGACCGTGCGGACGGCCACGCGCACGGTGACGGACTCCCCGGTCACGGCCTCCACGCCCCACACCTCCGGGTCCTCGGTGATGTACTCGCCGACCTTCGGGTCGTCCCGCAGCAGCCCCGCCTCGTGCAGGATCAGCTCCGTGACCAGCTCGATGTTCGTGTCGTAGGGCACCGGCAGGTCCAGCACGCAGCGGGCCCAGCCCTGGGACTGGTTGCCCACGCGCAGGATCTCCCCGTTGCGCACGTGCCACAGGGTGCCGTTGACGTCCCGGACCTGGGTCACGCGCAGCCCCACGGACTCCACGGTCCCGCTCGCCTCGCCGAGGTCGACGACGTCCCCGATGCCGAGCTGGTCCTCGGCGACCATGAAGATCCCGGACAGGTAGTCCTTCACGAGGGACTGCGCCCCGAAGCTCAGGGCCACCCCGGCGATGCCGGCGGAGGACAGGACCGGGCCGATGTCGTAGTCGAGCTCCGAGATGATCATCACCAGGGCCACGGCCCAGATCACCACCGTCCCCACGGACGAGAGCACCGAGCCGATGGTGTGGGCGCGCTGGGACTGCCGCGCGCCGGCCAGTCCCGCGTCCTCGACCCAGCGCGGCCTGCCCCGCTCCATCCGGCGCACGATCCGTGACCGGGTGCCCTTCGCGATCCCCCCGGTGACCCGGCGGATCAGCAGCCGCACCACGGCGGCCAGGATCGAGGCGCCGAGCAGCACCAGGAGGATCCGCAGCGGCTTGTCGAGCCAGAACTCCCACACCGGGTCCAGGGCCGGCACGGGGGTGGACATCAGGAGGGGGGCAGGGAGGAGCATGGAGGAAGCGTAACCAACGACGTCCGCGACCCGTCAGCCGTCCAGCCGATCCGGAGGTGCGTCGGGCACAATGGTGGTCGCACCCGCCGGGCCCCGCCCCGCCCCGCCCACCGCCGAGGACCCATGACTGCACCCAGCCCCGCCCCGACCGCCGCCCCCGACCTCACCGCCGCCCCGGACGCGGCCGTCCTGGCCGCCCGGATCACCGGGGCCCAGGACTCCGGCGCCGAGACGCTGGGCGGGGTCGCCGGCTGGGCCGTCGACGTCATGGAGGCCATCGGCGCTCCTGGCGCCGGTCTGCTCGTCGCGCTCGAGAACCTCTTCCCGCCGCTGCCGTCCGAGGTGATCCTCCCGCTGGCCGGGTTCACCGCGAGCCAGGGCAGCTTCTCGCTCGGCGGGGCGATCTTCTGGACGACCCTGGGCTCGGTGGTCGGCGCCGTGGCCCTCTACTGGATCGGTGCCGCGCTCGGCCGCCGCCGGCTGCGGGCGATCGTGGACCGGATGCCCCTGGTCGACCTGCACGACCTCGACCGCACCGAGGCGTGGTTCGAGCGGCACGGGAAGGCCGCCGTCTTCTTCGGGCGCATGATCCCCGTATTCCGGTCGCTGATCTCGGTCCCCGCCGGCATCGAGCGGATGTCGTTCAGCGCGTTCGTCCTGCTCACCACGGCGGGGTCCCTGATCTGGAACACCATCTTCGTGCTCGCCGGGTTCTACCTGGGCGAGAACTGGCACGTCGCCGAGCAGTACGCCGGGATCTTCTCCCGGATCGTGGTCGTCACCGTGGCGGTCCTGATCGCGTGGTGGGTGCTCAAGCGGGTGCTGCGCAACCGCCGGGGCCTGTCCGACTCCGCCCGCCGCGAGCGCGGGCAGCAGTGACCGCGGCGGTCACAGCCACCGTTTGAACCGGAACACGACGTAGAGCACCACGCCCGTCACGAGCATCAGCCCCAGCGCCATGGGGTAGCCCCACACCCAGGACAGCTCCGGCATGAACCTGAAGTTCATCCCGTACACGGAGCCGATGATCGAGGGCGCGAACAGGATCGCCGCCCAGGAGGAGATCCGCTTCATCTGCTCGTTCTGCTCGATCGCGGCCTCGTTCTGCCGGGCGGCGAGCTGCGTGGAGTCCAGCATGAGGGCGTTGGTGAGGGACGCCTGGAAGGACTCGACCTTGTTGTTGACGAAGATCAGGTGGTCCAGGACGTCCCGCAGGACATGCTGGAGCTCCCGGGGCGCGCCGGCCCCGGCGAGCTCCTCGAGGAACTGCCGCAGCTCCAGCTCCAGCGGGGCGGCCGCCCGGTGGAACGCGCTGACCTCCCGGGTGAGCTGGTAGATGCGCCGGGAGACGACGCCGTCCCCGGAGCCGGAGTACAGGGCGTCCGAGATCTCGTCGATGTCGTTCTCGAGCCCCTCGACCACCGGGTAGTAGTCGTCCACGGTCTGGTCGAGCACCGCGTAGAGCACGGCCTCCGCGCCGGTCACCAGCAGGGCGGGCTGCGACTCCACCCGGGTCCGGACCCGCCCGACCCGCCCGTGCTCGGACTGCCGGACGGTGATCACGAAGCCGGGTCCCGTGACGATGTGGATCTCCCCGAAGTCGACCGTCTCGGTGGCGTCCTGGTAGACGGCGGGGCGCAGCACCGTGAACAGGGTGCTCCCGTAGCGGTCGAGCTTGGGCCGCTGCTCGGCCTGCCGGATGTCCTCCACGGCGAGCTCGTGCAGGCCGAACTGCTCGGCCAGGGAGTCGAGCTCGTCCGCGGAGGGCCGGTACAGGCCGATCCAGACGAGGACGCAGTGCTCCCCGGCCTCGGTGCAGCGGGGGTCCTCGGTCCGCAGCCGGGCGAGCAGCCGGTAGGTCTCCTCGAGCGTGGCGGGGGACGCGATGCGCTGTCCGCCCCGGTAGACGGCGTTGTCGACGATGCTCACGCGCCCATTATCCCCGGGGGCCGATCCACCGGCCCGCCCGCCGCGCGCGCTGTCGGCGCCCCGCCCCGGGCGTTCCTAGAATGGGGGGCATGAGTTTCCCCATGGACACCCGGGTGGGTGCCTACGCCGTGATCGTCCAGGACGGGGCGGTGCTGCTCAGCCACTGGAACCCGCGCCACCCCACGCTGCGGGGGGCGTGGAGCCTGCCCGGCGGTGGCATGGAGATCGGGGAGCAGCCCGCGCAGACCGCGCTGCGGGAGGTGCACGAGGAGACCGGCTTCACCGTGGAGCTCGACGAGCTGCTCGGCGTGCACAGCCGCCACATGGACGCCGGCGAGCGGCTGGACGGCCGGGACCGGCCCTTCCACGCCCTGCGCGTGATCTACCGCGCCCACATCACCGGCGGGACGCTCACGTCGGAGCAGGACGGCTCCTCCGACGAGGCCCGCTGGTTCCCCCTGGCGGCGCTGCCGCAGCTGCCCCTGGTCGGCCTCGTGCCCGTGGGCCTCGAGCTGGCCGGGCTCGTGGCCGCGGGCCCCGCGGGACCGGGGGAGGGCCGGTGAGCCGCCGTGGCGCCGCCGCGGGCCTGCTCGCCGTCGCCGCGCTCACCGGGTGCGGCGGCGGGGCCTCGGAGCAGCCGCCGGCCACCGCGGCGTCCCCCGCCGCGGAGCCGGTCCGGATCGCGGCGGGACCCACCGGGCAGACGGCCGTGCTCGCCCACGTCTACGCCGGGCGGCTGCGGGAGGCCGGCTTCGATGCGAGCGTGGTCGACGCCGGGACCGAGCGCGCCGACTACCTCGGGGCCCTCGAGCGGGGGGAGGTGGAGGTCGCCGCGGACTACTCCGGCAACCTCTACCTGCACCTGCGCGGCCGGGCGCCGGTGGGCCCGGCCTCCGCGGCGCCCACGGGCGAGGCGACGCCCACCCCCACGCCGTCCCCGGACGCCGAGGACGGCGGGCTCGCCGAGGACCTCTCCGAGCTGCTGGGACTGGGGGAGGAGCGCGCGGACGACGACGACGTGCTGGCCGGGGTGCAGGACGTGCTGCCCGAGGGCCTGCGGACCCTCGAGCCGGCCCCGGCGGAGAACACGGTGGCGGTCGTCGTGACCCGGCCGACCGCCGTGGAGCACGAGCTCACCGACCTGGAGGACCTGGGCCCGGTGTGCGACGAGCTGGCGCTGGGCACCGACCTCGACTTCGCGGGCCGCTCCTACGGCCCGGAGGGACTGGAGGACGCCTACGAGTGCGTGCCCGGCAGGTTCGTGCCGTTCGGCGACCAGGACGACCTCGTGGACGCACTGCTCGAGGACCGGGTGCAGGCCGCGGCCCTGTTCACGGCCTCGCCCGCCATCGAGGACAACGCCCTCGTGGTCCTGGCCGACCCGCTCAACAACTTCGTCCCGCAGCGGGTGGTCCCCGTGGCGGCCGAGGACCTGCCGGACGCCGCCGCGGACGTCGTCGACGGGGTCTCCGCGCAGATCGGCACCGAGGACCTCGTGCTGATGACCCGGATGACCTCCGCCCGCGACCCGTACACGCCCGAGGAGGCCGCGCGGTACTGGCTCGAGGGCGGCGACGACACCTGATCGGCGCACCGACGGGTGCCCCGGACGGCGTGCACCCCGGGGGTAAGGTGTACCGCATGTCAGTGGTGAAGCAGTCCGACAAGCTCAAGAACGTCCTCTACGACATCCGCGGCCCCGTGCTGGAGCAGGCGGAGCACATGGAGGCGGAGGGCCACCGGATCCTCAAGCTCAACATCGGCAACCCCGCGCCGTTCGGCTTCGAGGCACCCGACGCGATCCTCGTGGACATGATCAAGAACCTGCCCAACGCGCAGGGCTACTCGGACTCCCGCGGCATCTACTCGGCCCGCACGGCCGTGGTGCAGTACTACCAGACGCGCGGGATCATGAACCTCGACACCGACGACGTCTACCTGGGCAACGGCGTCTCCGAGCTCATCACCATGACGCTGCAGGCGCTGTGCAACCCGGGCGACGAGATCCTCATCCCGTCCCCCGACTACCCGCTGTGGACGGCGTCGGTGGCCCTGTCCGGCGGCACCCCCGTGCACTACCGGTGCGACGAGGACAACGACTGGAACCCGGACCTCGAGGACCTCGCGGCGAAGATCACCCCCAACACCAAGGGCATCGTGATCATCAACCCGAACAACCCCACCGGCGCGGTCTACTCCCGCGAGGTGCTGCAGACCATCGTGGACCTCGCCGCCGAGCACGAGCTGATCCTGTTCTCGGACGAGATCTACGAGAAGATCACCTACGACGACGCCGAGATGATCAACACCGCGACCCTCACCGGCGAGGACGTGCTGTGCCTGACCTTCTCCGGGCTCTCCAAGGCCTACCGGGTGGCCGGGTACCGCGCCGGGTGGCTGGCGATCACCGGGCCCAACTGGAAGGCCGAGAGCTTCATCGAGGGCATCAAGCTGCTCGCCAACATGCGCATGTGCGCCAACGTCCCGGCCCAGCACGCGATCCAGACCGCGCTCGGCGGCTACCAGTCGATCAACGACCTCATCCTCCCGGGCGGGCGGCTCAAGGCCCAGCGCGACCTCGCCCACCGGCGGCTCAACGAGATCGACGGCGTGTCCTGCCGGCAGGCCGACGGCGCCCTGTACCTGTTCCCCAAGCTCGACGTGGAGAAGTTCAACATCGTCGACGACGAGAAGTTCGCCCTCGACCTGCTCAAGGAGCAGAAGATCCTCGTCAGCCACGGCCGGGCGTTCAACTGGCCGGAGCCCGACCACTTCCGCCTCGTCACCCTGCCGTCCGTGGAGATGCTGGCCACGGCGCTGGACCGGATCGAGGAGTTCCTCGGCAACTACCGCCAGTGACCGGCGGGCCGCGCCCCGCGGCCCGCCCCGCACTCCCAGGAGGTCCCGCATGAGCGCAGCCGACCAGAGCCCCGGCACCGGGTTCGAGCAGGACGTACGGCCTCTGCTGCGCGCCCGGCCGGGCCTGTCCCTGGACGCGGTGGACACCCGCTCCACCCCCGGGTTCCGGGGGAAGAAGCAGCAGGGCACCGCGCTGCGGGCCGCCCGGGACGCCGAGCTGTCCCGGCTGCAGCGCCAGATCTACGCCAACGCCACGGTGGGCGCCCGGCACCGGGTGCTCCTCGTGCTGCAGGGCATGGACACCTCCGGGAAGGGTGGCGTCATCCAGCACGTCCTGGGCGGGCTCAGCCCGCACGGCGTGCACACCCACGGCTTCGGCCGGCCCACCGAGGAGGAGGCCGCCCAGCACTTCCTCCAGCGGGTGCGGCGCCAGCTGCCCCGGCCCGGGGTGATCGGCGCGTTCGACCGGTCCCACTACGAGGACGTGCTGGTGCCCGTGGTGCACGACGTGCTCAACGACCGGCAGCTCGAGCGGCGCTACACCGAGATCCGGCACTTCGAGCAGGAGCTCGCCGACGACGGGGTGGTGGTCGTCAAGGTCTTCCTGCACCTGGGCCTGGACGAGCAGCGCGAGAACCTCCTCGCCCGCATGAGCGACCGGACGAAGCAGTGGAAGTTCGATCCCTCGGACCTCGAGGCGCGCAGCCGGTGGGAGACCTACATGGCCGCCTACGAACGGGCCATCGACGCGACCGACGCCGACCACGCGCCCTGGTACGTGGTGCCCACCGACCGGAAGTGGTACGCCCGGGCCGTGGTCCAGGACCTGCTGATCTCCGCGCTCGCGGGCCTGCGGCTCGACTGGCCGGACCCCGGCTACGACGTCGAGGACGCGCGCCGGCGCCTCTCCGAGCTCTGACCCGCGCCATGGCGGGCCGGGCCGGCTCAGCCGCGCCCGGCGCCCTCCTCGCCGTCGCCCCCGTCGGCGTCCGCGCGCCGGCTCCGGGCCGCGTCGAGCCGCTCGCGGGCGCCGTCGAGCCACTGCTCGCAGCGGGTGGCGAGGGCCTCGCCGCGCTCCCAGAGCGCGAGGGACTCCTCGAGGGACGTGCCCCCGGCCTCGAGCCGGGAGACGACCTGCACGAGCTCCTCGCGGGCCTGCTCGTAGCCCAGGCCGGCGATGTCGGACAGGTCGGGTGCTGCGGGGTGGTCGGTGCTCGCCATGGGTGGCGCCTCTCGTTCGGAACGGTCGGGGACGGCGGTGGTGCCGGTGCCCCGGTGGGTCAGGGGGAGCCGGGGTGCTCGCCCGGGCGTCGGGCGGAGACGGTCTCGGTGCGCACGCCGAGCTCGCCCGCGGCCAGGCGCACCCCCAGCAGGTCCCCGGCGCGCACGGCGGCGGCGTCGGTGACCACGGCGCCGGAGGCGTCCAGGACCACGGAGTAGCCGCGCTGCAGGGTCTCCTGGGGGGACAGCGCCCGCACCCGGGCGCGCAGGGAGCGCACGGCGTCCCGCTCCCGCAGGGTCCGGGAGTCCACGGCGGACAGCGCCCGGGTGCGCCACCGGTCCACGTCCTCCTCCCGGAGCAGGATCATGTCCTCCGGCTGGGCCAGGACGGGCCGGGTGCGCACGGCGGTCAGACCGGCGGCCTCCCGGTCCAGGAAGCCTCGCACGGCGCGGTCCAGGCCCGCCCGGGCCCGGGCCACCCCGGCGCGCTCCTCGACGACGTCGGGGACGATCCGCTTGCCGGCGTCCGTGGGGGTCGAGGCCCGCAGGTCGGCCACCCAGTCGAGCAGCGGCTGGTCGTTCTCGTGCCCGATGGCGCTGACCACCGGGGTGCGGGCGGCCGCCACGGCCCGGATCAGGGACTCGTCGCTGAAGGCCAGGAGGTCCTCGAAGGAGCCGCCGCCGCGGGCGATCACGATGACGTCCACCTCGGCCATGGCGTCGAGCTCGCGCAGCGCCTGGGTCACGGCGCGCACCGCGCCGGAGCCCTGGACCGCGACCTCCCGCACCTCGAAGTCCACGGCCGGCCAGCGCAGGGACGCGTTGCGGATGACGTCCTTCTCGGCGTCCGAGTTGCGCCCCGTGACGAGGCCGACCCGGCGGGGGAGCAGGGGCAGGGGCTTCTTCCGGGCGGCGTCGAAGAGCCCCTCCTCGGCGAGGGCGCGCCGCAGCCGCTCGAGCCGCTCCAGCAGGTCGCCCAGGCCCACCGGGCGGATGCCGCGGCCCAGCATGGACAGCCGGCCGGTCTTGGCCCAGAAGTCCGGTTTGAGCTGAGCGACCACCCGCATCCCCTTCTCCAGGGGACGGTCCAGGTGGGCGGTCTCGTTGGCGAAGAGGGTCACGGGCACGGAGATCTCGGCGTCGACGTCCCGCAGGGTCACGTAGGTGACGCGGGCGCGCCGGTTGAGCTCGATGATCTGCCCCTCGACCCACGTGGGCGCGCAGCGGGCGATGTAGGCGTGCAGGTTCTCGGAGAGCATCCGCAGCGGCCACGGGTTCTCCGGGGTGGTCCGGTCCGCCCGCTGCGGCAGCTCCCGCTCGCCGCCCGCCGGGGCGTCCTGCTGCGGCTCCAGATACGTCATGCCTCATGCTTACCACCCGACGGGGACAGCCGTGCACGCGCTCCGCCCGTGCGTACAGTGGTTCCGTGAGCCTCTCAGCACCCCCCGCCCCCGGACACCGCTCCGCGCCCCGTTCCGCGCCCCGCCCCCGACGACGCGCCACGACCGTCCTGCGCACCGGCCTCGGCACCGTCCTGGGCCTCGCCGCCGCGTCCCTCGTGGCGCTGCTCGTGCCCCTGCACTGGGCCCAGGACACCCTGGTCTCCCGCGACGGCTTCACCCGGGTGGTGGGCACCCTCGCCGAGGACCGGCCGTTCCAGGAGGAGCTGGCCCGCACCGCGGTGGGGCAGGTGGCCGACCGGATCGTGGGGGAGCGGGCCACCGGCGTCGGGTTCCTCGACCGGATGCTCGAGGACGCCGCCCGCCGTGCGGCCGACGTCGCCGCGGACCTCACCGCCGACCCCGCCTACCAGCGCGCGTGGACGGAGGCGCTCACCCGCACCCACGAGGCCAACGTCCCCGTGGACGGCGCGGTGGAGGAGCCGCCGAAGGACCTCGTGCTGGACATCGCCCCCGTCCTCCGGGAGGTCGACGCCGCCGTGCAGAGGGCCGTCGGAGTGGACGTCGGGCTGGCGGAGCGCGAGAGCCGGATCACCGTCCCGGGGTCGAACACCGGGCGCCTGATCGAGGCGGGCACCCGGGTCACCGACCTGGCCGTCCCGCTCACGTGGACCGCCGTGGTGCTCGCCGTGCTCGCGCTGCTCGTGACCCGGCACCGCTTCGCCGTGCTCGCCGTGCTGGGGCTGGGGACCCTGGCCGGACTGGGCGTCGCGTGGCTGCTCGTGGAGCAGGGCGTGCAGCGGGCCTCCGGCATGCTCGGCGGCGACCCCGTGGTCCGGCTCGCCGCCGACCGGGCCGTCCTCCTGCTCACCGACTCCCTCGGCGAGCAGATGGTCACGGCCGCCTGGGCTGCCGGGATCACGGGCGTCGTGGGCCTCGTCGGGGCCATCCTCGTGTCGGGCGGATCACGGCGCGGGCCCCGCCCCACCGCGTAGCATGGAGGCCATGCCGACCACCGTTGCGCTCTCCATGCCCACCGTCCCCCGTTCCCGGCGCTCGCCGGAGGACGTGGCCGCCGCCGCTCCCGTGGCCGGACCGAAGAAGGTCCTGCTCGCGTCCCCCCGCGGCTACTGCGCCGGCGTCGACCGCGCCGTCATCGCCGTGGAGAAGGCGCTCGAGCACTACGGCGCCCCCGTGTACGTGCGCAAGGAGATCGTGCACAACAAGTTCGTGGTGAGCACCCTCGAGGAGCAGGGCGCCGTGTTCGTCGAGGAGACCGACGAGGTCCCCGAGGGGTCCCTGCTGATCTTCTCCGCCCACGGCGTCTCCCCGGCCGTGGTGGAGTCCGCGAAGTCCCGCGAGCTGCGCACCATCGACGCCACGTGCCCGCTGGTCACCAAGGTCCACCGCGAGGCCGTGCGCTTCGCGAAGAGCGACTACGACATCCTCCTGATCGGCCACGACGGCCACGAGGAGGTCGAGGGCACCGCCGGCGAGGCCCCCGAGCACATCCAGGTGGTGAACAGCCCGGACGAGGTCGGCCAGGTCGTC is from Kocuria rosea and encodes:
- a CDS encoding PPK2 family polyphosphate kinase, giving the protein MSAADQSPGTGFEQDVRPLLRARPGLSLDAVDTRSTPGFRGKKQQGTALRAARDAELSRLQRQIYANATVGARHRVLLVLQGMDTSGKGGVIQHVLGGLSPHGVHTHGFGRPTEEEAAQHFLQRVRRQLPRPGVIGAFDRSHYEDVLVPVVHDVLNDRQLERRYTEIRHFEQELADDGVVVVKVFLHLGLDEQRENLLARMSDRTKQWKFDPSDLEARSRWETYMAAYERAIDATDADHAPWYVVPTDRKWYARAVVQDLLISALAGLRLDWPDPGYDVEDARRRLSEL
- a CDS encoding exodeoxyribonuclease VII small subunit, with the translated sequence MASTDHPAAPDLSDIAGLGYEQAREELVQVVSRLEAGGTSLEESLALWERGEALATRCEQWLDGARERLDAARSRRADADGGDGEEGAGRG
- the xseA gene encoding exodeoxyribonuclease VII large subunit, which produces MTYLEPQQDAPAGGERELPQRADRTTPENPWPLRMLSENLHAYIARCAPTWVEGQIIELNRRARVTYVTLRDVDAEISVPVTLFANETAHLDRPLEKGMRVVAQLKPDFWAKTGRLSMLGRGIRPVGLGDLLERLERLRRALAEEGLFDAARKKPLPLLPRRVGLVTGRNSDAEKDVIRNASLRWPAVDFEVREVAVQGSGAVRAVTQALRELDAMAEVDVIVIARGGGSFEDLLAFSDESLIRAVAAARTPVVSAIGHENDQPLLDWVADLRASTPTDAGKRIVPDVVEERAGVARARAGLDRAVRGFLDREAAGLTAVRTRPVLAQPEDMILLREEDVDRWRTRALSAVDSRTLRERDAVRSLRARVRALSPQETLQRGYSVVLDASGAVVTDAAAVRAGDLLGVRLAAGELGVRTETVSARRPGEHPGSP
- a CDS encoding 4-hydroxy-3-methylbut-2-enyl diphosphate reductase, with protein sequence MPTTVALSMPTVPRSRRSPEDVAAAAPVAGPKKVLLASPRGYCAGVDRAVIAVEKALEHYGAPVYVRKEIVHNKFVVSTLEEQGAVFVEETDEVPEGSLLIFSAHGVSPAVVESAKSRELRTIDATCPLVTKVHREAVRFAKSDYDILLIGHDGHEEVEGTAGEAPEHIQVVNSPDEVGQVVVRDPEKVVWLSQTTLSVDETLETVQKLRERFPSLQDPPSDDICYATSNRQTAIKKIAPDADLVIVVGSANSSNSVRLKEVALEYGARRAERVDFANQVDESWFEGVATVGVTSGASVPEVLVKDVLRLLADYGYGEVEEVVTAEEDVLFSLPKELRARLTAAGDTSHRLGGRGARPTR